A genomic stretch from Pristiophorus japonicus isolate sPriJap1 chromosome 6, sPriJap1.hap1, whole genome shotgun sequence includes:
- the c1galt1c1 gene encoding C1GALT1-specific chaperone 1 yields MMTEGSSFVKGVMLGGMFCLVFALFGSTKMSRESGQRSHEHHHLKAPNKEELLKLPEAKRIELSLSIRVLCLIMVKPKEIGYWASVVETWSKHCDKAVFYSPETIKIFESVSLGTEDKWIQTRKAFKHAYENYKNDYNWFFLVPSTTFAIIENLKFFLLNKDPGQPFYIGHTIKSGELQYVDSSSGVVLSIEALERLYRVLDDSVKCPEKGSLLWKMSEEQELAVCMKYTGVFADNAEDNEGKELFNSKNVNALVREAMSNHPNEVVEGCCSDVAITFHGDSPNHMHIMMYGVYRLRPYGHTFNDALIFMPPVGSDND; encoded by the coding sequence ATGATGACAGAAGGCAGTTCATTCGTGAAGGGGGTGATGCTGGGTGGAATGTTTTGTTTGGTCTTCGCCCTTTTTGGCAGCACCAAGATGAGCAGAGAATCGGGACAACGCAGCCAcgaacaccaccacctcaaagCTCCCAACAAGGAAGAACTGCTGAAGCTGCCCGAGGCGAAGCGGATCGAGCTCAGCCTCAGTATCCGTGTTCTGTGTTTGATCATGGTAAAACCGAAAGAAATTGGCTACTGGGCCTCTGTGGTGGAAACGTGGAGCAAACATTGTGACAAGGCTGTCTTTTACAGCCCGGAAACCATAAAAATCTTCGAATCAGTCAGCCTTGGAACCGAAGACAAATGGATCCAGACCAGAAAAGCCTTCAAGCATGCATATGAAAATTACAAAAATGACTATAACTGGTTCTTCTTGGTACCGTCAACTACGTTTGCAATTATTGAAAATCTTAAGTTCTTTTTGTTGAATAAAGATCCAGGACAGCCTTTCTATATTGGTCACACAATCAAGTCTGGTGAACTGCAATATGTTGATTCTTCTTCAGGTGTGGTCCTAAGTATAGAAGCATTAGAAAGGCTCTATCGGGTTCTTGATGATTCTGTGAAATGCCCAGAAAAGGGGAGTTTACTTTGGAAGATGTCTGAAGAGCAGGAACTTGCTGTATGTATGAAGTATACAGGAGTGTTTGCTGATAATGCAGAAGATAATGAAGGAAAAGAACTGTTTAACTCAAAAAATGTGAATGCCCTCGTCAGGGAGGCAATGTCTAATCATCCAAATGAAGTTGTGGAAGGATGCTGCTCTGATGTGGCCATTACTTTCCATGGAGATTCACCTAACCATATGCATATCATGATGTATGGCGTTTACAGGCTACGACCATACGGCCATACATTTAATGATGCATTGATTTTCATGCCACCTGTAGGCTCGGACAATGACTAA